In the genome of Streptomyces sp. NBC_00259, the window AGTTGCCGGACGGGCAGATGGGCTACGGCCTGGAGAAGGGCAAGGCGACGGTCCCGGGACCATTGATCGAGATCGTCGAAGGGGACACGCTGCACATCGAGTTCGAGAACACGATGGACGTGGCGGCCAGTCTCCATGTCCACGGGGTCGACTACGACATCGCCAGTGACGGCACCCGGATGAGCAAGAGCCATGTCGAACCCGGCGGCACCCGGACGTACACCTGGCGCACCCACACCCCGGGCAAGCGCGCGGACGGCACCTGGCGTCCCGGCAGCGCGGGCTACTGGCACTACCACGACCACGTGGTGGGCACCGACCACGGCACGGGCGGTATCAGGAAGGGCCTCTACGGCCCGGTGGTGGTGCGCAGGAAGGGCGACATCCTCCCCGACAAACAGTTCACGATCGTCTTCAACGACATGACGATCAACAACAAGCCCGCACACCAGAGCCCGGACTTCCAGGCCACGGTGGGTGACCGGGTCGAGATCGTGATGATCACGCACGGCGAGTACTACCACACGTTCCATATGCACGGTCATCGCTGGGCGGACAACAGGACCGGCCTGCTGACCGGCCCGGACGACCCGTCACGCGTCATCGACAACAAGATCACCGGGCCGGCGGACTCCTTCGGCTTCCAGATCATCGCGGGTGAACACGTGGGCGCGGGCGCGTGGATGTACCACTGCCATGTGCAGAGCCATTCGGACATGGGAATGGCGGGCCTGTTCCTGGTGGCGAAGCCGGACGGGACGATCCCCGGCTACGAGCCGCACCACCCGGCGGCGGCCCGGGAGTCCGGGGAGTCCGGGGCGCCGGGCTCGTCCGCGGAGCACAAGCACTGAGCGGTCCGGCGGCCTCAACGGCCGTAGTTCGCCCGGCACAGCGCGACGAAGGACGGATCGGCGACACCGTTCGACGCACGGCACAGGTCGTCCATGTCGTAGTGGGTCCGCGGCCGGGGCGGGTGCACACCGGAACGCGACTTGCGCGGCTGCCGCGACCGGGCCTGCTCCGCGCGGTCCGGCTGAATCGCCGGCGCCGCGTCGGGCCGCTCGTCCCGGGGCCGCTTCGCCGGGGTCCGCGCCGGGGCCTCGCGCTGCGGGGAGACCTCGGCCTTCTTCTCGTCCGCGATCCGCGGCAGCGGCGGCTTCTGCGGCCCGGTCGAGGCGAGTTCGCCGTCCGCCGTCGGCTCCGCGGGCCGCTCCGGCCCGGCCGGTGCCGCCGACCGGTCGCCCGCCGGGGCGAGTCCGGCCGCCGGCGGTTGTGGAGGCACGGCGGACACCGAGACACAGCCGGTCGTCGCGGTGAGAAGGACGGCAAGGGCGAGAGGCCTGATCCGGGGGTGCATCCGCCCACCCTGCCGCAGCGCGGCCCCGCGGGGCGACGGCACACGGGCGGACCCACCATGACGAGTGATCGGGCGGGACCCAGGGCGACGTCGGTCGTTGATAGGGCCGACATCGTCATGCCGCGATCACCTCGGCCGGCGCCTCGTACGCTGTACGGCATCGGGCCACCACACCCGGCACGGGGTCCACGAGATGTGCGTGCACCACGCGGCACGGGCGGCACTGCGTGCGGCGGGGCGGGATCGGTAGCAGACTCGTCAAGGGGGCGAGCCACGACCACGGGGCCGATCCCGGCCGCCCACGAAGGAGCGACGCGCCATGCTCACCCCCCGCTATCTCACCGGCTCCCCGAACTGGCTCGACCTCGGCACCCCCGACCTCCAGGGCGCGGCGGCGTTCTACGGCGGCCTGTTCGGATGGGCCTTCCAGTCGGCGGGGCCCGAGGCCGGCGGTTACGGAATGTTCCAGCTGGACGGCAAGACCGCCGCCGGAGGCATGACGGTCCCCGCGGAGCGGAGCGGCACCGCCTGGACCCTCTACTTCCAGTCCACCAGCGCCGATGACACGGCCAAACGGGTGAGGGACGGCGGCGGAGCGGTCGAGCACGAGCCGTCGGACGTCTGGGACCTGGGCCGTATGGCGCACTTCACCGACCCGGCGGGGGCCGGCTTCGCCACCTGGCAGCCGGGCACCAACAAGGGCCTGGACCTGGTGAACGAGACGGGCGCGCTGTGCTGGGCCGAGCTCTACACGCCGGAGACGGACGCGGCGATGCGCTTCTACCGGTCGGTCTTCGGCTGGGACGAGTTCGCCGTGCCCCTCCCGGGCGGCGACAGCTATACGACGGTCAACCCCGCGGGCGCGGGCGAGGACGCGATGTTCGCCGGCCTCGTCCCCCTGGAGGCCGACCCGGCCGAGGCGGCGGAAGGACCGTACTGGCTCCCGTACTTCGAGGTCACGGACACGGACGCGGTGGCGGCGAGCGCGGCACGCCTCGGCGGCACGGTCCGTACGGAGCCGATCGACCTGGAGGACGTGGGGCGCATCGCGAAGCTCGCGGACCCGTACGGAGCGCGCTTCGCCGTGATCACGAGCGTGGCGCAGGAGGCGTGACGCGGGAGGCGTGACGCGGGAGGCGTGACGCGGGAGGCGTGACGCGGGAGGCGTGACGCGGGAGGCGTGACGCGGGAGGCGTGACGCGGCCAGGCCGAGCGGACCGTTGAGCGTTCATTGACACGGTGTTTATCGCCGCCGGGCAGCCTGTCCATCATGCCGATCAACACCACGCCCGAGCACGAACTCTCCTGGCAGGAAACGGCCCTGTGCGCCCAGGCCGGCCCCGAATTCTTCTTCCCGGCGCCCGGTTCCTCCACCCGCGAGGCGAAGCAACTGTGCGGCGCGTGCGAGGGGCGGGTGGCGTGCCTGGAGTACGCGCTCGCGAACGACGAGCGGTTCGGTGTGTGGGGCGGGATGTCGGAGAAGGAACGGGGCAGGCTGCGACGTTCCCAGCTCCGGCGGCGGGGCTAGGGTCCGTCCGCGCGACTGGAGTCCGTCAGCCCGTCAGCCCGTCAGCCCGTCAGTCCGTCCGTCAGGCCGCCGGGATGCGGAACGTCTCCCCGTACACCTGCCACTCCAGCGGGGCCGTCAGGTCCAGGTTGCCGTCCCGCAGGAACACCCGTTGCGCGGTGTCGATGCGGGAGGTGTCGCGCTGGGCCGTGCTGAGCCTGGTCTTCATGACCGAACGGCTCGCGTCGAGGACGGCGTTCAGGTACACCTTTTCGTCACCGCCCTCGGCCGCCGTCCTCGCCTGCTGCATGGCCGCTCGCCGGATGCCGTAGAAGCCGTGCTCGTCCAGGCCGGGGCCGTGGAGCAGCATCGCATCGTAGTAGATGAACTGGCCGAGCGTGCCGAGGCCGTCCATCTTCGCCAGCCGGACGGCCGGGTCGAAGTAGATCCGGTCGCGCGCCGCGTCCTGGGCGTCGCGGAAGGCCTGCTTCTTGGCCTCGGCGACCCAGGCCGCGGCGAAGCCGGGGTCCAGACCCTCGTGGGTATCGGTGCCGTCGACCTGCCGGAGGGCGGGGAGGTACCGGGCGAGGCCGTTGTCCGGGTGGGTCGCGGTGTACGCCTCGACGAGCTGGAGCATGTCGTTGGTGCCGGAACAGAAGCCGATGATCCCCGCGGTGTAGCCGTTGCCGTCGCCGAGGTCCTCGATGGCGCCGTACCGGCCGCGCCAGTTGAGCGTGGAGTGCTCGGCGCTGGCCACGAGCCGCGCGGCGATCTCCTTCTTCGCGGGGTCGGCGAGCCCCGGCGGCAAGGTGTCGATCCGCTCGTCCAGCGCTCGCTGCTCCGCCGCCGAGCCCGCCTTGAGCGGATTCGGCGCGGGAGTGGCCGCCTGCCGCACCGCCTGCGGCCGGTCGGCGAGGGGCACCTCGTCCTCCCCGCCGAGGCCGACGCCGAGGACGAGCGACACGGCGGCGGCGGCCGGTGCGCCGATGAGAACGATGCGGGTCACGGGTTTCACGCCGCACAGAGTACGGTCCGCGCCACCGGCACAGAACGCCCGGGCGCAAACCTGTGACCCGCAGGTAGCCCACGACGCCCGCTGACGGCCACCGGGCGCCATCTGGCTGCCCACCGGCCCGGCCCGAGAGCCTTGTGCCCGAGTCCCGGGGCCTGCCTGGGCGCCCGGGCGCGGCGCTGGCAGGTCGCGGCCCAGGACGGTCATGCGCGGTCCGGGGGGTCACGGCCCAGTGCCGGCGCCGTCGGGCGCGGTCCCGGGCCGGCCTGGGTGCTCCCGGCGTAGACCCGGGATTGCCCGGGCGTCCAGGCGCGGCGCCGGCAGGTCGCGGCCCAGGACGGTCAGGCGCAGTCCGGGCCGGTCACGGCCCAGGGTTGACGCCATCGGACGCAGTCACGGGCGGACCGGGTGCTTTCCGGCTCAGTCCCGGGGATTGCCCGGGCGCCTAGGCGCGGACCGGCCGGTCACGGCCCAGTGGCCGCGCCGTCGGACGCGGTCCCGGGCGGACCCGGGTGCTTCCCGGCGCAGACCCGGGCAGGCCCATCCGCCTTCCGGCTCGGTCCCGGTCAGCCCGGGCGTCCTCCGGCTCGGTACCGGCTCAGCGCCGACCAACCCGGGTCAGCCCGTCCAGCCCTGCTCCGCCTCGCTCAGCCCGCCGCGCGGGCCGCCAGGCGGGCCTTGCGGGCCGCGAGCTTCTCGTCGAACTTCCGGGCCTCCGAGTCCAGCCCGTCCATGTACAGACCAAGCTCCTCCTGCGCCTTGAGCCCCTCCGGGCCGAGGCCGTCGATCTCCATGACCTTCAGGAAGCGCAGCACCGGCTGCAGCACGTCGTCGTGGTGGATCCGCATGTTGTAGATCTCACCGATCGCCATCTGCGCCGCCGCGCGCTCGAATCCCGGTATTCCGTGCCCGGGCATCCGGAAGTTCACCACGACGTCGCGCACGGCCTGCATGGTCAGGTCCGGTGCGATCTCGAAGGCCGCACCGAGGAGGTTGCGGTAGAAGACCATGTGCAGGTTCTCGTCGGTGGCGATGCGCGCCAGCATCCGGTCGCAGACCGGGTCGCCCGACTGGTGGCCGGTGTTGCGGTGGGAGATACGGGTCGCGAGCTCCTGGAACGAGACGTACGCGACCGAGTGCAGCATCGAGTGGCGGTTGTCGGACTCGAAGCCCTCCGACATGTGCGACATACGGAACTGCTCCAGCTTGTCCGGGTCGACGGCGCGCGAGGTGAGCAGGTAGTCGCGCATCACGATGCCGTGCCGGCCCTCCTCGGCGGTCCAGCGGTGCACCCAGGTGCCCCAGGCTCCGTCGCGGCCGAAGAGAGACGCGATCTCGTGGTGGTAGCTGGGCAGGTTGTCCTCGGTCAGCAGGTTGACGATGAGGGCCGTCCTGCCGATGTCCGTGACCTTGGACTGGCCGGACTCCCACGCCTCGCCGTCCTCGAACAGCCCCGGGAAGTTCCGCCCGTCCGACCAGGGCACGTACTCGTGCGGCATCCAGTCCTTGGCGACCTTCATGTGCCGGTTGAGTTCCTTCTCGACCACTTCCTCCAGCGCGTACAGCAGCCGGGCGTCGGTCCACGCTTCCGAACTGCCGAGGTGGGGAGAGGTGATCGTCACGGGTGCTCCTGGGGGCGGGGATGAGGACGGGGGACGGAACGGGGAAACGAGCGGAACGAACGTCGCCGGGGCAGCGCGCCGGCCGGATGAGGGCATGCGACTACCTACGGCTTCGTAGGTTACGAGACCGTAGGTTAAAGGCGGGGTAAGCCATCGTCCAAGCCCGTGAGCGTGATGTCTGCCTACGCGTCGTTATGCGTGCAGGTTTCGTAGGCGTACCGAGAGACAGGTCACGCAGCCTTCGAGCTTCTCGAACTCGCTGATATCGACCGGAACGGGCGTATATCCAAGATCCATGAACAGCTCCGCTGTCTTGGGCGCACTCGTCGCCATCAGCAGTTTTCCGCCGCCGAGCAGCACCACGTGCGCCCCGGCCTCCTCGGGCACGGCGAGGAAGCGCGGGAACAGCGAAGGCTGCTCGACGAGCGGCTCGTAGCCGATCACGGTCCCGTCGGGCAGGGCGGTCACCGCCGACTTCAGATGGAGTACACGCGACAGCGGTACGGGGACGACGCGCGCCCCCAGCGGCGCGAAGACCGCCCGCAGCTGCTGCACACCGGCCGCGTTGGTCCGGCCGCCCCGCCCCACGTAGATCGTGTCGCCGATCTTGAGGACATCGCCGCCGTCGAGCGTGCCCGGCTCCCAGACCCAGTTCACCGAGCAGCCGAGCCGGGCCAGGGCCTCCTCGACCCCATCCGTCTCGGGACGGCGCGACGCGGCCCCGGACCGGGCGATGAGGGCCACGTTCCGGAACATCACGACGGTGTCCTCGACGAAGACGCCGTCCGGACAGTCGTCGGCCGGGTCGGCCTCCACCGTGTCCCAGCCGTGCGCGCGCAGGGCGTCGCCGTACGCCTCCCACTGGGCGAGCGCCGCCCCCACGTCGACGGGACGGCGCTCCACATGGGTGACCAGGCCCTCCGCCAGGCGTGGGCTCGGGCGTCGGATCAGGGCTCTTCTGCTCGGCACGGGCTCTCCAGGGGCCGATCGGGGGGTGACGGGGCCATCACTAGCCCCATCTGCCCCGTTCCGTAAAGACCACACGGGCTCTTGAGCGCCGCACCGGGCGGCTCACCGGCTCAGCCCCGTGTCACCGCCTCAGCCCCGTGTCACCGCCTCAGCCCCGTGGATACGCCTCCCGCACCTCCTCCGCCGTCGTGGGCCGCAGCTCGCCGTCGAGGAGCAGCCAGCGGGTGATCCCGAGGGACTCCAGGAACGTCACGTCATGGCTCGCCACGATCAGTGCTCCCTCGTACGCATCGAGCGCCTCGGTCAGCCCCCGCACGCTCGCCATGTCCAGGTTGTTCGTCGGCTCGTCCAGCATGAGCAGCTGCGGCGCCGGTTCGGCGAGCAGCAGCGCCGCCAGCGCGGCCCGGAACCGCTCGCCGCCGGAGAGCGTGCCGGCCAGCTGCTCCGCCCGCGCTCCCCGGAAGAGGAAGCGGGCCAGCCGTGCCCGGATCGTGTTGTTCGTCGCCTCGGGCGCGAACCGCGCGACGTTCTCGACCACGCTCAGCCCGTCGTCGAGAACGTCCAGCCGCTGGGGAAGGAAACGCAGCGGCACCTCTGCCCCCACCTCGCCCGCGACCGGCTCCAGTTCGCCGGCGATCGTGCGCAACAGCGTGGTCTTGCCTGCCCCGTTGCGCCCGACGAGCGCGATCCGCTCCGGGCCGCGAAGTTCGAACTCGCCCTCGACACGGGCCCCGTAACGCAGCTCGACCCCGGAGAGCCGCAGGACACCACGGCCCGGATGCACCTTGGTGTACGGAAGCTCGACCCGGATCTCGTCGTCGTCCCGCACCGCCTCCACGGCCTCCGCCAGCCGTTCCTTCGCCTCGCTCAGCTTCTCCGTGTGCATGATGCGGTGCTTGCCCGCCGACACCTGCGCCTGACGTTTGCGCGCTCCCATCACGATCTTGGGCTCGCGCTTCTGCTCGAACATCTTCTGCCCGTAGCGCCTGCGGCGGGCCAGTTTGACCTGGGCCTCCGTCAGTTCGCGCTTCTGCCGCTGCACATCGGCCTCGGCGACACGGACCATGCGTTCCGCGGCCTCCTGCTCGACGGCCAGCGCCTCCTCGTACGCCGAGAACGCGCCGCCGTACCAGGTCACCTCGCCGTCGCGGAGATCGGCCATCTGGTCGACCCGCTCCAGCAGTTCGCGGTCGTGGCTGACCACGATCATCACTCCGGACCAGGCCTCCACCGCGTCGTACAGCCTGCCGCGCGCGTACAGATCGAGATTGTTGGTCGGCTCGTCGAGCAGGAGGACGTCTGGGCGGGCCAGCAGCAGCGCCGCGAGCCTCAGCAGCACGCATTCGCCGCCCGACATCTCGCCGATGGTCCGGTCGAGGCCGATGTGTGCGAGGCCGAGCTGATCGAGCGTGGCGCGTGCCCGTTCCTCCACGTCCCAGTCGTCGCCGACCGCGGTGAAGTTCTCCTCGCGTACGTCACCGGCCTCGATCGCGTGCAGCCCGGCACGGGCGTCGGCGATACCGAGCGCCGCGTCGACGCGCACCGACGTGTCGAGCACGACGTTCTGCGGCAGATAGCCGACGTCGCCGGCCACCCGCACGCCGCCGTCGACGGGCGTGAGTTCGCCGGCGATCAGCCGCAGCAGTGTCGACTTCCCGGAGCCGTTGAGGCCGATCAGACCGGTCCTGCCGGGTCCGACGGCGAGCTGGAAGTCCTCCAGTACCGGGGTGCCGTCCGGCCAGGAGAAGGACAGCGAGGAGCAGGTGACGTAGGTGGGGAAGGTAGACATACGGGTCTCCCTGTTGCGTGAGAAGTAAAGGGGGGCAACGGGTGAGACACCGGTCGGACAGCACAAAGGCCCTGGTCCGGGAAACGGGACGGCTCGTACGCCGAGGTCGCACACGGGCACGCGGGCGGAAAGCCGCGTGACACGGTGTCTCAGGACCTCAGACGAGCAACGTCCTTCTCCGATCGACGACAACAGGGCCAGATACGAAGGTACGCCCGGCTCTGGCGGCCGGGCAATCGATTTACCGCGTTCCCGGACGGCAGGCGGCAGGCGGCACACGGCATTCACGACGGCAGGCGCCGGGTGCGGACGTCGATGTCGGAAACTCGCCGGACACGTCCGCCGCGGGGCTGGTTGAGTGATCGCCATGACGAGCCTCCACGACCGCGCCCGCCACTTCCACTCCCTGCACGTTCCCGGCCACCCGCTGGTCCTGCCCAACGCCTGGGACGTCGCCAGCGCCCGGATCATCGCCGCCGCCGGGGCGTCGGCCATGGCCACCACCAGCGCCGGGGTCGCCTGGGCCCTCGGCGCCGCGGACGGCGACCGGCTCGACCGCGCCTCCGCCGTCGGCCAGGTCGCCGCCATCGCCGCCGCCGTGGACCTGCCCGTCACCGCCGATGTCGAAGGCGGATTCGAGAGCGACGAGGACGGTGTCGCCGGCACGGTTCGCGCGGTACTCGCCGCCGGTGCCGTCGGCATCAACATCGAGGACGGGACGCGCTCGCCCGCCGAGCACGTCCGGCGTATCGGCGCCGCCCGCGCCGCCGCCGACGCCGAAGGGGTGCCGCTCTTCATCAACGCCCGGATCGACACCTATCTCGCCGGTCTGGGCGACCGGGCGGGCCGCCTTGAGGAGACGCTGAAGCGCGCGGCCGACTGCCTGGCGGCGGGCGCGGACGGCGTGTTCGTCCCCGGCGTCGTGGCCCCGGAGATCGTGAGCGCCCTGGTCAAGGGCGTGGACGCACCACTGAACGTGCTGGTGGGCCATGGCGCGCCGGCCGTGGCGGAACTGGCGGGGCTCGGGGTCGCGCGGATCAGCGCGGGGTCCTCGATCGCGCAGGCCGCCCACGGCCTGGTGCGCGACGCGGCCCGGGAACTGCTCACCGAGGGGACCTGCGAAAGGCTCGCGGACGGCTCCACGTACGGGGAGATGAACGCGCTGATGAGCGTGCCTCGGTAGGCGTCGCGGATCAGTAGGCGTCGCGGATCAGCTCGGCCAGATCCGCGTCCAGATCGAGAAAGAGGTGCTCGCGGCCGGCCGGGACGAGCCCCTGCACCCGCTTGAGGAAGCGGCGCAGCTCGGAGGTGCGGATGTGCACCATCGCGATGCCCTCGGGCGCGTGGAACTCCAGGACGGTGCGGTCGTACCCGTACGGCCGCACCCGTACGTCACCCACTCCGGCCGGCTCCTCCATGCCCTGCGCGAGCAGCTCCCGCGAGAATGCCCAGGACACCTCGGTGCCCTCCAGCGTCGCCGGCGGCGGGAACGCCATGCTGACCGCGAACGGATCATGGCGGTCGTAGCGCAGGGTCGCCGGCACGGATTCCATCTGTGGCGCCGAGGCGACCAGACGGGCCTGCACGGCCTGCTCGATAACGCTGGACAAGGCCCGCTCCCTCACTTCGCTGCGGCTCGGCCGACATGTTTCTGGCACAGAAGTAGACGGGGGAACGACGGAATCCGTGCATCGGTGGGGAGCGTGACATGCGTCACCGCGGGAGGCGCTCTGGACCGCGTGCCGGGGGTCGGCTACGTTCGCGCGCCATGAGACCCAAGGGGAAGTCGAGACGGACGGTGTCGGCGGGGCTGTGCGGGGTGGCGCTGGCCGCGGTGCTGGGAGCGACCCTGGCGGTGCCCGCGCAGGCGGACACACGGAACGCGGCGGGTGGGACACCGCACTGGGAGCTCAAGCAGACCGGTACGGACGTACGGTTCCGCGGCCTCGCCGCCGTCAGCCGTAAGACCGCGTGGGTCGCGGGCTCCAAGGGCACGGTGCTCCGCACCACGGACGGCGGCCGCGGCTGGCGGAACGTCTCGCCGCCCGGAGCGGGCGAGCTGGAGTTCCGCGACGTCGAGGCCTTCGACGCCCGCACAGCGGTCGTGCTGGCCATCGGTGAGGGCGAGGCGTCGCGCGTGCTGCGCACCGAGGACGGGGGAGCGACCTGGACCGAGGCGTTCCGCAACACCGATCCCCGGGCCTTCTACGACTGCATCACCTTCTTCGACCCGCGTCACGGCCTCGCCATGAGCGACCCGGTCGACGGCAAGTACCGCATCCTGTCGACGGGAGACGGCGGGAGGTCGTGGAAGGTGCTGCCGGACGCCGGAATGCCGGACGCCCAGCCGGGCGAGGCGGGTTTCGCGGCGAGCGGCCAGTGCCTGGTGAGTTCCGGCCCGAAGGACGTCTGGCTGGCCACCGGGGGTGGCGCCACCGCGCGTGTCCTGCACTCCGCCGACCGCGGGCTGCACTGGACCGCCGCCGAGTCGACGATCCCGGCGGGAGATCCGGCCCGGGGCGTCTTCGCGCTCGCCTTCCGGGACCGCGCGCACGGTCTCGCGGTCGGCGGCGACTACCGGACCGGGGAGGCCTCCCCGCAGGCGGGCGCGGTCACCCGGGACGGCGGCCGCGGCTGGCGGCAGTCGGCGACCCCGCCGCCCGCCTACCGCTCGGGCGTCGCCTGGCTGCCCCACAGCCGGTCGGCCGCGCTCGCCGTCGGACCCACCGGCACGGACCTGACGACCGACGCCGGCCGCACCTGGCGCACCGTGGACACCGGCTCGTACGACACCGTCGATTGCACACCGGACTTCGGCTGCTGGGCGGCGGGCGAGAAGGGGCGCGTGGCACGACTGGAGCGGTGACGCGCGCTCAGCACGGTGACGCGTGCTGAGCACGGTGACGCGTGCTGAGCACGGTGGCGCGCGCTGAGCACGGTGGCGAGGGCGGGTGCCCTCGCCACCGGGCGCGCGCGGAGGGCGCCTGCCCTACGCGAGGGGCTGCTGCTTGTACCGCTCCAGCGCGGGCGCCGTCTTCGTCGCCACGAACTCCGTGATCCGGTACTCGCACACCCCGCCCACCGCGTACGGGTCGGTCGCCGCGATCGCCTCGATGCGTGCGCGGTCGTCGCCGACGGCGATCAGCACACCGCCGTCGCGCGGGTTCTTGCGGCCCGAGGCGAGGACGACGCCCTCCTCGTACAGGGCGTCCAGCCAGGCCACATGAGCTTCGGACAGTTCGTCGACACGCTCGATCGGTGCGGTGTAGGTCAATTCCATTACGAACATGATCGTCAGGTTAGGCGCTGTCCGGCGGATCATGTGGCCGTGATGGCACCAAGTCAGTTCTCGCGGGCCGGACTGCGCCGGGTTGCGGAGCGTTTCTGTTTCTGCCCCTCGGGCATGGGCAGGACCGCCAGTGCGGTGTCTGCAATGTTCCGCAGCGTCTCCGGGTCCAGGCCGGCCTTGCCTACCGCCTCGATACCGCGAACCACCGTCAGCAGCAGTGCCGCCAGCCGCTCCGGATCCGCAGCGCTATCGATGTCGCCGTGGCGCTGGGCGGCGCTGATCTCCGCCCGCAGCAGGGTCAGCAGTGCCGTCATGGTCTCGGCCGACCGTCCGGCGACCGTCGGATCGTGCTGGGCCAGTTCCGCCGCGCCCTTGGCCAACAGGCACCCGCGACGCTCGGTGTCTGAGGCGGTGTTCTCCGCCATCAGGTGCACGTATCCCGACAGCCGGGCCAAGGCCTCTGCGTCCGGGCCACCTGCCAGCCGCCCTTCGGCCACCTCAACGACTGCGGCGCACCAGTCGCCAAATACACGGTGGAACAGCTTGCCCTTGTCGCCGAATGCGCCGTACAGGCTGCCCTTGCCCAGGCCGGTCGCCTGGGCAATGTCGTCCATCCGGGTTCCTGCATAGCCGGTCGCCCAGAACTGTTCCCGGGCCCGCTCCAGGACTTGACGTTCGTCGAATGCGCGTGGTCTCGGCATGGTCGCACTCTAGCCATTCTTGACTCGATCGTCCATTACTGCCTACGTTATGGACGATACGTTCCAGAACTGAAGGGGTTCGACATGCCAGGCGTACTGCAGGAGAAGGTGGCCGTGATCACCGGAGGGACCAGCGGGATCGGGCTGGCCATCGCCCACCGCTTCGTCCGGGAGGGCGCACGGGTCTTCGTGACCGGCCGGGACATCGGCCGCCTCGAGGCAGCAGTCAAGGAGATGGGCCCCGCGGCCACCGGCGTACGATCCGACGTCTCGAACCTGGCCGACCTGGACGCGCTCTACGCGCGAGTCCGCGAGGAGGCCGGACGCATCGACGTGCTGGTGGCCAACGCGGGAATCGCTGCGGACGCCGCGCTCGGAGCCCACACCGAGGCGAACGTCGACCTGACGCTCGCCGTCAACGTCAAGGGCACACTCTTCACCGTTCAGAAGGCGCTCCCGCTGCTGGCGGAGAACGCCTCCATCGTGGTCGTCGGCTCGAGCAACAGCGTGCGGCCCAATGAGCAGCTCGAGGTCTACAGCGCCTCGAAGGCGGCAGTGAGCAACCTCGTGCACAACTGGGCCCGGCAGTCACGGGAGCGCCGATTCCGGGTCAACGTGCTCAGCCCGGGGCCCACGCGGACCCCTGGCCTGCTGGGCGCCGCAGGGCCGGCAGCCGATCAGTTCGCCGAGGCCACCGTGCCACTGGGGCGGCTGGCCGACGCCGAGGAAATCGCCGAGGCCGCCCTCTTCCTGGCTTCGGACGCCTCGTCGTTCGTCACCGGCGCCGAACTCTTCGCCGACGGCGGCTACACCCGGGCCTGAACGACGGCCGGTGGCGCGCATCCGGTTCCCGCGAAGCGACGGGGCGCACTCCCGGCCGCACGTGTGCGTCGCACGAGGTCACAGTGCGTCCGAGGGAACGAGATCGTGGCCGCAGCCTCTTTGGACGACGTCGGCCACCACCCTGACTACCCTCCGGCACCGCCAACCTCCGCTGGATGCTCATCCATCTCTTGAGGAGACCGGACGGCACGCGGGGCACGCGGACATCACGAGAGAGCTGCTTGACGGGGCGAAGGGGTACTACCAGGTCTCTCCGGTGGGTCGCGACCGGAGCCAAAGTCGGATCGAGGCAACGGTGACGGTGCCGTAGAAGACGTAGGCGCGTTTGTCGAATCTCGTCGCCACAGCCCGGAAGCTCTTGAGGGCATTGATCGTCCGCTCCACCTCGTTCCTGCGTTTGTAGATCGTCTTGTCGAAACCGGCGGGCCGACCGCCCCCTGCTGCCTTTGTGCTGTCGGTTGGCCCGCTGGTTCTTCGGTTCGGGGATCGTGTGCTTGATCTGGCGTCGCCGCAGGTAGCGGCGGTTGCGACGGGATGAGCACGCCTAATGGGATCGGAAGGTCGGTACGCGAGCCCTGATCTTGGCTGGGTTACACCGGCTTTCCGGGCGCGGAGCGAGCCTTTGAGTATGCCCGGACCCTCGAGTCCTGTTGACAGGATGAGGTCCGCTCCGCGCCCAGCGGGGAGGACATCCGCGAAGAGCCTGTCCCATGTGCCGTCCGCTGACCAACGCCTATGCCGCTCGTACACGGTCTTCCACCGACCGTAACGCGCAGGCAGATCCCGCCACGGTACCCCGGTGCGCT includes:
- a CDS encoding ABC-F family ATP-binding cassette domain-containing protein encodes the protein MSTFPTYVTCSSLSFSWPDGTPVLEDFQLAVGPGRTGLIGLNGSGKSTLLRLIAGELTPVDGGVRVAGDVGYLPQNVVLDTSVRVDAALGIADARAGLHAIEAGDVREENFTAVGDDWDVEERARATLDQLGLAHIGLDRTIGEMSGGECVLLRLAALLLARPDVLLLDEPTNNLDLYARGRLYDAVEAWSGVMIVVSHDRELLERVDQMADLRDGEVTWYGGAFSAYEEALAVEQEAAERMVRVAEADVQRQKRELTEAQVKLARRRRYGQKMFEQKREPKIVMGARKRQAQVSAGKHRIMHTEKLSEAKERLAEAVEAVRDDDEIRVELPYTKVHPGRGVLRLSGVELRYGARVEGEFELRGPERIALVGRNGAGKTTLLRTIAGELEPVAGEVGAEVPLRFLPQRLDVLDDGLSVVENVARFAPEATNNTIRARLARFLFRGARAEQLAGTLSGGERFRAALAALLLAEPAPQLLMLDEPTNNLDMASVRGLTEALDAYEGALIVASHDVTFLESLGITRWLLLDGELRPTTAEEVREAYPRG
- a CDS encoding isocitrate lyase/PEP mutase family protein; translated protein: MTSLHDRARHFHSLHVPGHPLVLPNAWDVASARIIAAAGASAMATTSAGVAWALGAADGDRLDRASAVGQVAAIAAAVDLPVTADVEGGFESDEDGVAGTVRAVLAAGAVGINIEDGTRSPAEHVRRIGAARAAADAEGVPLFINARIDTYLAGLGDRAGRLEETLKRAADCLAAGADGVFVPGVVAPEIVSALVKGVDAPLNVLVGHGAPAVAELAGLGVARISAGSSIAQAAHGLVRDAARELLTEGTCERLADGSTYGEMNALMSVPR
- a CDS encoding SsgA family sporulation/cell division regulator gives rise to the protein MSSVIEQAVQARLVASAPQMESVPATLRYDRHDPFAVSMAFPPPATLEGTEVSWAFSRELLAQGMEEPAGVGDVRVRPYGYDRTVLEFHAPEGIAMVHIRTSELRRFLKRVQGLVPAGREHLFLDLDADLAELIRDAY
- a CDS encoding WD40/YVTN/BNR-like repeat-containing protein translates to MRPKGKSRRTVSAGLCGVALAAVLGATLAVPAQADTRNAAGGTPHWELKQTGTDVRFRGLAAVSRKTAWVAGSKGTVLRTTDGGRGWRNVSPPGAGELEFRDVEAFDARTAVVLAIGEGEASRVLRTEDGGATWTEAFRNTDPRAFYDCITFFDPRHGLAMSDPVDGKYRILSTGDGGRSWKVLPDAGMPDAQPGEAGFAASGQCLVSSGPKDVWLATGGGATARVLHSADRGLHWTAAESTIPAGDPARGVFALAFRDRAHGLAVGGDYRTGEASPQAGAVTRDGGRGWRQSATPPPAYRSGVAWLPHSRSAALAVGPTGTDLTTDAGRTWRTVDTGSYDTVDCTPDFGCWAAGEKGRVARLER
- a CDS encoding YciI family protein, translating into MFVMELTYTAPIERVDELSEAHVAWLDALYEEGVVLASGRKNPRDGGVLIAVGDDRARIEAIAATDPYAVGGVCEYRITEFVATKTAPALERYKQQPLA
- a CDS encoding TetR/AcrR family transcriptional regulator, which codes for MPRPRAFDERQVLERAREQFWATGYAGTRMDDIAQATGLGKGSLYGAFGDKGKLFHRVFGDWCAAVVEVAEGRLAGGPDAEALARLSGYVHLMAENTASDTERRGCLLAKGAAELAQHDPTVAGRSAETMTALLTLLRAEISAAQRHGDIDSAADPERLAALLLTVVRGIEAVGKAGLDPETLRNIADTALAVLPMPEGQKQKRSATRRSPAREN